A DNA window from Gigantopelta aegis isolate Gae_Host chromosome 4, Gae_host_genome, whole genome shotgun sequence contains the following coding sequences:
- the LOC121370720 gene encoding uncharacterized protein LOC121370720, with protein MLYTKSMKEYKNTAKAAELDLESGPMLKTWYESVRTKVGKMSDKKSDSATKDMSDRDTFLMQNFGFLASHIARVKGRPACSLKPRLDTALPTVSSDSEQEMEHDTQEGPEETGDQSPAPEPPTSKGKSCTVRGRSIPTKSSSSQKKTSTPVPALDDTAEVVNLISSLQSQQERSDAIQGQITGLLLREQRSATAAWGTWFGAMAANLDPTLLPRFYRASFDMMLSFAEESRQLQIPHAGQQFVPMNFDVQPCQQPQQQQ; from the exons ATGCTGTACACGAAGAGCATGAAGGAATACAAAAACACGGCAAAGGCAGCAGAGCTTGATCTGGAGTCCGGGCCTATGCTGAAGACCTGGTACGAGAGCGTCAGGACGAAGGTCGGGAAGATGTCCGACAAGAAGAGCGACTCGGCAACAAAAGACATGAGTGACAGGGACACCTTCCTTATGCAGAACTTTGGGTTCCTGGCGTCTCACATAGCGAGAGTGAAGGGCAGACCAGCATGCAGT TTGAAGCCTCGCCTGGACACGGCACTCCCCACGGTTTCCTCAGACTCAGAGCAGGAGATGGAGCATGACACCCAAGAGGGACCAGAGGAGACCGGTGACCAGTCTCCAGCACCAGAACCACCCACGTCCAAGGGGAAGTCCTGCACTGTGAGGGGAAGAAGCATTCCCaccaaatcatcatcatcacagaaAAAGACCAGCACGCCTGTCCCAGCCCTGGACGACACCGCTGAGGTTGTGAACCTCATCAGCTCGCTTCAATCTCAGCAGGAACGCTCCGACGCTATCCAGGGACAGATAACAGGGCTTCTGTTGCGTGAACAGAGGTCGGCCACAGCTGCATGGGGGACATGGTTCGGGGCAATGGCTGCAAACTTGGACCCGACACTTCTTCCGAGGTTCTATCGTGCCAGCTTCGACATGATGTTGAGCTTTGCAGAGGAGTCCCGACAACTACAAATACCTCATGCCGGACAGCAATTCGTTCCCATGAATTTTGACGTGCAGCCCTGTCAACAGCctcagcagcagcagtag